In Musa acuminata AAA Group cultivar baxijiao chromosome BXJ2-8, Cavendish_Baxijiao_AAA, whole genome shotgun sequence, one genomic interval encodes:
- the LOC135618637 gene encoding L-type lectin-domain containing receptor kinase IX.1-like: MFLRRSSNLSLLFVCLTTVIPMASSLSFNFSGFDNDTTSKIEFQGDASLLDKEIHLTSSPMQYSVGRVVYREPLRLWDATTRELADFTTHFSFVINSSNPLTPHGDGLAFFLTGYPSTLPAYSRGAFLGLFSNSSVDSSRVSTVAVEFDTFPNAWDPLADHVGIDIDSITSSATVQWNSSLKDGRRASAWASYDAATHNLSVFLSYERNPAFSGNSSLHFIVDLRDVLPEMVAIGFSASTGNLTETHSLLSWSFNSTLQPRKQTKAGLEIGLGVGVGVLVAVSGLMWFVFSKKKASSTNMKEAEDIDCDEIIDDEFERERGPKRFPYEELASAARNFSKEGKLGEGGFGSVYKGYLKDPKLDVAIKRVSRGSKQGRKEYVSEVKIISRLRHRNLVQLVGWCHDRREFLLVYELMPNGSLDSYLYTTKKTLQWPVRHKIALGLASALLYLHEEWEQCVVHRDIKPSNVMLDSAFNAKLGDFGLARLVDHDSHSQTTVLAGTMGYLAPECVTAGKASKESDVYSFGIVALEIACGRRPVEPMEQKGKVRLVEWVWELYGRGRVLEAADGKLDGEFDEKQMAFLMVVGLWCAHPDCTMRPSIRQAINVLNFETPWPELPPKMPVPMYCTAAADVASFNHTSDGTNSSQINSHATYSSDSTTMIDM; encoded by the coding sequence ATGTTTCTGAGGAGATCCAGCAACTTGTCTCTTCTCTTCGTCTGCCTGACGACTGTGATCCCCATGGCGAGCTCGCTCTCCTTCAACTTCTCCGGTTTCGACAACGATACGACATCAAAGATCGAGTTCCAAGGCGACGCATCGTTGCTGGACAAGGAGATCCATCTCACGAGCTCCCCCATGCAATACAGCGTCGGCAGAGTAGTGTACCGGGAGCCGCTCCGCCTCTGGGATGCCACCACGAGGGAGCTGGCTGATTTCACCACCCACTTCTCCTTCGTCATCAACTCCTCCAATCCCTTAACGCCCCACGGCGACGGCCTCGCTTTCTTCCTCACCGGGTATCCTTCCACCCTGCCTGCCTACTCCCGGGGCGCCTTCCTCGGCCTCTTCAGCAACAGCTCTGTCGATAGCTCGAGGGTCAGCACGGTGGCGGTCGAGTTCGACACCTTTCCCAACGCGTGGGATCCGCTCGCCGACCATGTCGGAATCGATATCGACTCGATCACCTCAAGCGCCACTGTGCAGTGGAACAGCAGCCTCAAGGATGGCAGGCGGGCAAGCGCATGGGCGAGCTACGATGCCGCCACTCACAACTTGAGCGTTTTCCTGAGTTACGAAAGGAATCCGGCCTTCAGCGGCAATTCCAGTCTGCACTTCATCGTGGATCTGCGAGATGTGCTGCCGGAGATGGTGGCGATCGGCTTCTCGGCGTCCACAGGCAACTTGACGGAGACGCACAGCCTGCTGTCGTGGTCTTTCAACTCCACCTTGCAACCGAGGAAGCAAACCAAGGCTGGGCTCGAGATCGGCTTGGGTGTCGGAGTTGGCGTCCTGGTGGCGGTCTCAGGTTTGATGTGGTTCGTCTTCTCCAAGAAGAAGGCCTCGAGTACGAATATGAAAGAAGCAGAGGACATAGACTGCGATGAGATCATCGACGATGAGTTCGAGAGAGAAAGAGGGCCGAAGAGGTTCCCCTACGAAGAGCTGGCCAGCGCTGCGAGGAACTTCTCCAAGGAGGGGAAGCTGGGGGAGGGAGGATTCGGATCGGTGTACAAAGGCTACTTGAAAGATCCGAAGCTCGACGTCGCCATTAAAAGGGTCTCCAGGGGGTCGAAACAGGGGAGGAAGGAGTACGTCTCGGAGGTCAAGATCATAAGCCGGTTGAGGCATCGCAACCTGGTGCAGTTGGTGGGCTGGTGCCATGATCGCCGAGAATTCCTGCTGGTTTACGAGTTGATGCCCAATGGAAGCCTTGATTCTTATCTCTACACCACGAAGAAGACCCTCCAGTGGCCGGTGCGGCACAAGATCGCACTCGGCTTGGCCTCTGCTCTGCTCTATCTCCACGAGGAGTGGGAGCAGTGCGTGGTGCATCGCGACATCAAGCCCAGCAACGTCATGCTCGATTCCGCCTTCAATGCCAAGCTGGGGGACTTCGGGCTCGCCAGGCTCGTCGACCATGACAGCCACTCGCAGACGACGGTGTTGGCCGGCACCATGGGCTACCTGGCCCCCGAGTGCGTCACCGCCGGCAAGGCCAGCAAGGAGTCCGATGTCTACAGCTTCGGGATCGTGGCGTTGGAGATCGCATGTGGGAGAAGGCCGGTGGAGCCTATGGAGCAGAAGGGGAAGGTGAGGCTGGTGGAGTGGGTGTGGGAGCTCTACGGGAGGGGAAGGGTTCTTGAAGCAGCCGACGGAAAGCTCGACGGCGAGTTCGACGAGAAGCAGATGGCGTTCCTGATGGTTGTGGGGCTGTGGTGTGCTCATCCAGACTGCACCATGCGGCCATCGATCAGGCAAGCCATCAACGTGCTCAACTTCGAGACTCCATGGCCGGAGCTCCCGCCGAAGATGCCAGTGCCGATGTACTGCACGGCGGCGGCGGACGTGGCGAGCTTTAACCACACGTCTGATGGTACCAATTCGTCCCAAATCAACTCTCATGCGACATATTCTTCCGACTCCACTACGATGATCGATATGTGA
- the LOC103993948 gene encoding uncharacterized protein LOC103993948, with protein sequence MVAERVVTVEYLEPTMSRELLGKFPDNSAFDFDYSQSGIWSPLLPRGIDDARKKLLAGSPVTLRRVKAKLTYKKRKKKRPSAIRKSLDFSPVPSPKLGWKRVLRAAAKRFKVHARSPLQMMLPTL encoded by the exons ATGGTGGCGGAGCGCGTCGTCACGGTGGAGTACCTGGAGCCGACCATGTCACGGGAGCTCCTCGGCAAGTTCCCGGACAACTCCGCCTTCGACTTCGATTACTCCCAGAGCGGGATATGGTCTCCCCTGCTCCCCCGCGGCATCGATGACGCCCGGAAGAAACTCTTAGCCGGATCTCCAGTGACACTCCGAAGAGTGAAAGCAAAGCTCACATACAAGAAGCGGAAGAAGAAGAGGCCGAGTGCTATTAGGAAGAGCTTGGATTTCTCTCCGGTTCCTTCTCCTAAACTG GGGTGGAAGAGGGTGCTGAGAGCAGCCGCGAAGCGCTTCAAGGTCCATGCAAGATCGCCGCTGCAGATGATGCTGCCCACATTGTGA
- the LOC135618639 gene encoding L-type lectin-domain containing receptor kinase IX.1-like, with protein sequence MTTLCGSWVFSTFFCLSIAVPLATSLSFNFSSFDQSSLYKIRLQGNASFTTEGIQLTRNQRDGNITDSVGRVAYGEPLLLWDPETRELTDFTTRFAFAINDLGRSFSGDGIAFFLSSYPSAIPPSSLGGSLGLFNSTPLPANSTINNTVAVEFDTFKNDGFDISANHIGIDVNSVNSSAVVDWRSNIKNGNEVNAWVSYNASTHNLSVLMTYAQDAGSGNSSLSYLIDLRDFLPEKVAVGFSAATGSGIETHALLSWSFNSSLLPKRKSKMGLVVGVVIGVAVLMVVLGSLGLILRRRRTTGRDAEDEEELEFDRNMDDEFERERGPKRFAYQELADATRNFSEEEKLGEGGFGSVYRGYLKDSKLEVAIKRISRGSKQGRKEYVSEVKIISRLRHRNLVQLVGWCHDRGEFSLVYEFMPNGSLDSYLYSTARLLEWPARHRVALGLASALLYLHEEWEQCVVHRDVKPSNVMLDSAFNAKLGDFGLARLVDHDRGSQTTVLAGTMGYLAPECVNTGKASKESDVYSFGILALEIACGRRPVQLMEQASKVRLVEWVWELYGRRRLLEAADEKLGGVFDEKQMECLMVVGLWCAHPDYDRRPSIKQVINVLNLEAPLPELPPSMPVPMYYAPPIEAYRFSYASSAAGTTSASSASTACVTDSSNSNMSRGSSSTTSHLLKFQ encoded by the coding sequence ATGACGACCTTGTGTGGATCTTGGGTTTTCTCTACCTTCTTCTGCTTGTCAATTGCTGTCCCCTTGGCAACCTCTCTCTCCTTCAACTTCTCTTCTTTCGATCAATCCAGTCTATACAAAATCCGACTACAAGGGAACGCATCCTTCACCACTGAAGGCATACAGCTCACAAGGAATCAGCGGGACGGCAATATCACTGATAGCGTGGGTCGAGTAGCGTACGGGGAGCCGCTGCTCCTGTGGGATCCTGAAACCCGTGAGCTGACTGATTTCACCACTCGTTTTGCCTTCGCCATCAATGATCTGGGTCGATCTTTCTCCGGCGATGGTATCGCTTTCTTCCTGTCGTCGTATCCTTCTGCCATCCCACCCAGTTCGCTCGGCGGCAGCCTCGGCCTCTTCAACAGCACTCCGCTTCCCGCTAACTCAACGATCAATAATACAGTGGCGGTAGAGTTCGATACGTTTAAGAACGACGGCTTTGATATATCCGCCAACCACATCGGAATCGACGTCAACTCCGTCAACTCCTCTGCGGTTGTGGATTGGCGAAGCAATATCAAGAATGGTAATGAGGTAAATGCTTGGGTGAGCTACAACGCCAGCACTCATAACTTGAGCGTCTTGATGACTTACGCTCAAGATGCAGGGTCCGGCAACTCCAGTCTCTCCTACCTCATTGATCTGCGGGATTTTCTACCAGAGAAGGTAGCAGTGGGCTTCTCCGCGGCCACTGGTAGTGGAATCGAGACGCATGCCCTTCTGTCGTGGTCTTTCAACTCGAGTTTGCTACCAAAAAGGAAGAGCAAGATGGGGCTCGTGGTCGGTGTAGTAATCGGGGTAGCGGTCCTAATGGTTGTGTTGGGCTCGCTTGGTTTAATTTTGCGGAGGAGGAGGACCACTGGGAGGGATGCAGAAGATGAAGAGGAGCTGGAATTTGACCGGAACATGGATGACGAGTTCGAAAGAGAAAGAGGGCCAAAGAGGTTCGCTTACCAAGAGCTGGCCGACGCGACGAGGAATTTCTCCGAGGAGGAGAAGCTGGGCGAGGGAGGATTCGGATCGGTGTACAGAGGCTACTTGAAGGATTCGAAGCTTGAAGTGGCAATCAAGAGGATCTCCAGGGGATCCAAACAAGGAAGAAAGGAGTACGTCTCGGAGGTCAAGATCATAAGCCGGCTGAGGCATCGGAACTTGGTGCAGTTGGTGGGTTGGTGCCACGACCGCGGGGAGTTCTCGCTTGTCTACGAGTTCATGCCCAACGGAAGCCTCGATTCCTATCTATACAGCACAGCCAGGCTTCTCGAGTGGCCGGCGAGGCACAGGGTTGCGCTAGGCTTGGCCTCTGCGTTGCTCTATCTCCATGAAGAGTGGGAGCAGTGCGTGGTGCATCGCGACGTCAAACCCAGCAACGTCATGCTGGATTCAGCGTTCAACGCCAAGCTGGGAGATTTTGGGCTGGCAAGGCTGGTCGACCACGATCGCGGCTCGCAGACGACGGTGTTGGCAGGCACGATGGGGTACTTGGCCCCCGAGTGCGTCAACACCGGCAAGGCCAGCAAGGAGTctgatgtttacagcttcggaATCTTGGCGCTGGAGATCGCATGTGGACGAAGGCCTGTGCAGCTGATGGAGCAGGCGAGCAAGGTGAGACTCGTGGAATGGGTGTGGGAGCTCTACGGCAGGAGAAGATTACTTGAAGCGGCCGATGAGAAGCTGGGTGGCGTCTTCGACGAGAAGCAGATGGAGTGCTTGATGGTTGTGGGGTTGTGGTGTGCTCATCCTGATTACGATCGACGCCCATCGATCAAACAGGTGATCAACGTGCTTAACCTCGAGGCTCCATTGCCGGAGCTCCCACCGTCGATGCCGGTGCCGATGTATTACGCGCCTCCCATCGAGGCGTACAGGTTCTCCTACGCATCCTCTGCTGCAGGAACAACGAGCGCGAGTTCTGCATCCACAGCCTGCGTTACCGACTCTTCCAACTCGAACATGTCTCGAGGATCATCGTCAACGACATCGCACCTACTGAAATTTCAGTGA
- the LOC135618349 gene encoding uncharacterized protein LOC135618349, protein MTVERVITVKYLEPTMSRVLLDKFPDNSAFDFDYSQSGIWSPLLPRGGGIGRHGPASLLLNDARKKLLAGSPVMPRRVKAKLTYKKQKATRKSLDLSPVPSSRLGWERVSRAAAKRFKVHGRSPLQMMLPAL, encoded by the exons ATGACGGTGGAGCGCGTCATCACGGTGAAGTACCTGGAGCCGACCATGTCCAGGGTCCTCCTCGACAAGTTCCCGGACAACTCCGCCTTCGACTTCGACTACTCCCAAAGCGGGATATGGTCTCCCTTGCTCCCCCGCGGCGGCGGAATCGGCCGCCATGGACCGGCTTCGCTGCTCCTCAACGACGCCCGGAAGAAACTCTTGGCTGGATCTCCAGTGATGCCCCGTAGAGTGAAAGCAAAGCTCACGTACAAGAAGCAGAAAGCTACTAGGAAGAGCTTAGACCTCTCTCCAGTTCCTTCGTCAAGGCTG GGGTGGGAGAGGGTGTCGAGGGCAGCGGCGAAGCGCTTCAAAGTCCATGGAAGATCGCCGCTGCAGATGATGCTGCCGGCATTATAA
- the LOC135618640 gene encoding L-type lectin-domain containing receptor kinase IX.1-like — protein sequence MVVHRSSSMLSALFCLWIVVPSATCLSFNLSFLDPASRSGIELQGNATWNSTDGIQLTNDTIIYNVGRAVYREPLLLWDARTKAMSDFTTHFSFIIRNSSNTSSSGDGLAFFMAPYPSPLLLDSSGGPLGIFKRGSLNSTVPTVAVEFDTYQNEWDVDDHHVGIDVNSIVSQKVASWNGSLKTGMLANAWVSYDAITRNLSVFLTYADNPVFAGDSVLHTVIDLRDHLPANVTVGFSAATGQVTETHAVLSWSFSSSLQPRSIPPPTAPTASDAAKSKSKTGLIVGLVIGAGALMLMPGLLLFVLWRRRRKSRRRNAADREEDMDFDQTTDDDFTGNRGPKRFAYKDLARATRNFSDEGKLGEGGFGSVYRGHLKDLKLDVAIKRVSRESRQGRKEYVSEVKIISRLRHRNLVQLVGWCHDRGEFLLVYEFMPNGSLDSYLYSPAAGLGWPARHKIALGLASALLYLHEEWEQCVMHRDVKPSNIMLDSAFNAKLGDFGLARLVDHDRNLQTTDLAGTRVYIAPECFYTGKPSKESDVYSFGIVALEIACGRRPVELKEKDPGKEILVEWVWELYGRRTILEAADARLNGDFDETQMECLMVVGLWCAHPDYNVRPSIRQAINALNLETPLPELPPKMPVPMYYTPWSDVSQSLHASSLATTTSITAKSAPTGSSSMSPSSSHLLKSPNTSAVIST from the coding sequence ATGGTGGTTCATCGATCAAGCAGCATGTTGTCTGCTCTCTTTTGCTTGTGGATCGTTGTACCTTCGGCCACCTGCCTCTCCTTCAATCTCTCTTTTCTTGATCCCGCAAGTCGCTCCGGAATCGAGCTGCAAGGCAATGCAACCTGGAACAGCACCGATGGCATTCAGCTCACCAACGACACCATCATCTACAACGTGGGGAGAGCGGTGTACCGAGAGCCGCTGCTCCTGTGGGATGCCCGCACCAAGGCGATGTCCGATTTCACCACCCATTTTTCCTTCATCATCCGTAACTCTTCGAATACTTCATCGTCCGGCGATGGCCTCGCGTTCTTCATGGCGCCGTAtccttctcctctcctcctcgaTTCCTCCGGTGGCCCTCTCGGCATCTTCAAAAGAGGCTCCTTGAATTCTACTGTCCCGACGGTGGCGGTCGAGTTCGACACCTACCAAAACGAATGGGATGTGGACGACCACCACGTTGGGATCGATGTCAACTCGATCGTCTCACAGAAGGTTGCGAGCTGGAACGGCAGTCTCAAGACTGGGATGCTGGCGAATGCATGGGTGAGCTACGACGCCATCACTCGTAATCTGAGCGTCTTCCTCACTTATGCCGACAACCCTGTTTTCGCTGGTGATTCCGTCCTCCACACCGTCATCGATCTGCGGGATCACCTACCGGCAAACGTTACAGTAGGCTTCTCGGCGGCCACTGGTCAGGTGACCGAGACGCATGCCGTTCTATCGTGGTCTTTCAGCTCGAGTCTGCAACCAAGAAGCATTCCGCCGCCGACGGCTCCGACAGCATCGGATGCAGCGAAAAGTAAGAGCAAGACGGGGCTCATAGTCGGTTTGGTGATCGGAGCAGGGGCTCTGATGCTCATGCCGGGCTTGCTGTTGTTCGTtctgtggaggaggaggaggaagtccCGCCGCAGGAATGCAGCAGATCGTGAAGAGGACATGGATTTCGATCAAACCACGGATGATGATTTCACGGGAAACAGAGGGCCAAAGAGGTTCGCGTACAAAGACCTGGCTCGTGCAACGAGGAACTTCTCCGACGAGGGTAAGCTAGGGGAGGGAGGATTCGGGTCGGTCTACAGAGGTCACTTGAAAGATCTGAAGCTTGATGTGGCCATTAAGAGGGTCTCTCGGGAGTCGCGACAGGGAAGGAAGGAGTACGTCTCCGAGGTCAAGATCATAAGCCGGCTGAGGCACCGGAACCTGGTGCAACTGGTGGGCTGGTGCCATGACCGCGGAGAATTCTTGCTCGTCTACGAGTTCATGCCCAACGGAAGCCTCGATTCCTATCTGTACAGCCCCGCAGCAGGTCTGGGGTGGCCGGCGCGGCACAAGATAGCGCTGGGCCTCGCCTCTGCTCTGCTCTATCTGCACGAGGAGTGGGAGCAGTGCGTGATGCACCGCGACGTCAAGCCCAGCAACATCATGCTGGACTCCGCGTTCAACGCCAAGCTGGGAGATTTCGGGCTCGCCCGGCTCGTCGACCACGATCGCAACTTGCAGACGACGGACTTGGCCGGCACGAGAGTCTACATCGCCCCCGAATGCTTCTACACCGGCAAACCCAGCAAAGAGTCGGACGTTTACAGCTTCGGCATCGTCGCGTTGGAGATCGCATGCGGTCGAAGGCCGGTGGAACTCAAGGAGAAGGACCCGGGCAAGGAAATACTGGTGGAATGGGTTTGGGAGCTCTACGGACGAAGAACGATCCTGGAAGCAGCAGACGCGAGGCTCAACGGCGACTTCGACGAGACGCAGATGGAGTGCTTGATGGTGGTAGGGTTATGGTGTGCTCATCCGGATTACAACGTGCGGCCATCGATCCGACAGGCCATCAACGCGCTTAATCTCGAGACTCCACTGCCGGAGCTCCCCCCCAAGATGCCGGTGCCCATGTACTACACGCCGTGGAGTGATGTGAGCCAGTCTCTGCATGCGTCGTCTCTCGCCACGACAACTTCGATTACTGCGAAGTCGGCACCGACGGGCTCCTCCAGTATGTCTCCGAGTTCGTCTCACTTGCTGAAGTCGCCCAACACTTCGGCCGTGATTTCCACATGA
- the LOC135618641 gene encoding L-type lectin-domain containing receptor kinase IX.1-like, which translates to MVVGRSSSMLSALFCLWIVVPSATCLSFNLSFLDPASRSGIELQGNATWNTTDGIQLTNDSIIYNVGRAVYREPLLLWDARTKALSDFTTHFSFIIRNSSKTSSSGDGLAFFMAPYPSPLVPDSSDGSFGIFPRVSLNYLVPTVAVEFDTYQNQWDVDDHHVGIDVNSIVSQKVASWNGSLKTGRLANAWVSYDAITLNLSVFLTYADNPVISGDSVLHFIIDPRDHLPANVTVGFSAATGQVTETHAVLSWSFSSSLQPRSIPPPTTPTASDAAKSKSKTGLIVGLVIGAGALMVMPSLLLFVLWRRRRKSRHRNAADREEDMDFDQTTDDDFMGNRGPKRFAYKELARATRNFSAEGKLGEGGFGSVYRGHLKDLKLDVAIKRVSRESRQGRKEYVSEVKIISRLRHRNLVQLVGWCHDRGEFLLVYEFMPNGSLDSYLYRPATGLGWPARHKIALGLASALLYLHEEWEQCVMHRDVKPSNIMLDSAFNAKLGDFGLARLVDHDRNLHTTDLAGTRVYIAPECFYTGKPRKESDVYSFGIVALEIACGRRPVELKEKDPGEEILVEWVWELYGRRTILEAADARLDGDFDETQMECLMVVGLWCAHPDYNLRPSIRQAINALNLETPLPELSPKMPVPMYYTPWSDVSQSLHVSSLATTTSITAKSAPTGSSSMSPSSCHLLKSPYTEAVIST; encoded by the coding sequence ATGGTGGTTGGCCGATCAAGCAGCATGTTGTCTGCTCTCTTTTGCTTGTGGATCGTTGTCCCTTCGGCAACCTGCCTCTCCTTCAATCTCTCTTTTCTTGATCCCGCAAGTCGCTCCGGAATCGAGCTGCAAGGCAATGCAACCTGGAACACCACCGATGGCATTCAGCTCACCAACGACAGCATCATCTACAACGTGGGGAGAGCGGTGTACCGAGAGCCGCTGCTCCTGTGGGATGCCCGCACCAAGGCGTTGTCCGATTTCACCACCCATTTTTCCTTCATCATCCGTAACTCTTCGAAAACTTCATCGTCCGGCGATGGCCTCGCGTTCTTCATGGCGCCGTATCCTTCTCCCCTCGTCCCCGATTCCTCCGATGGCTCTTTCGGCATCTTCCCAAGAGTCTCCTTGAATTATCTTGTCCCGACGGTGGCGGTCGAGTTCGACACCTACCAAAACCAATGGGATGTGGACGACCACCACGTTGGGATCGATGTCAACTCGATCGTCTCACAGAAGGTTGCGAGCTGGAACGGCAGTCTCAAGACTGGGAGGCTGGCGAATGCATGGGTGAGCTACGACGCCATCACTCTTAATCTGAGCGTCTTCCTCACTTATGCCGACAACCCTGTTATCTCTGGTGATTCCGTCCTCCACTTCATCATCGATCCGCGGGATCACCTACCGGCAAACGTTACAGTAGGCTTCTCGGCGGCCACTGGTCAGGTGACCGAGACGCATGCCGTTCTATCGTGGTCTTTCAGCTCGAGTCTGCAACCAAGAAGCATTCCGCCGCCGACGACTCCGACAGCATCGGATGCAGCGAAAAGTAAGAGCAAGACGGGGCTCATAGTCGGTTTGGTGATCGGAGCAGGGGCTCTGATGGTCATGCCGAGCTTGCTGTTGTTCGTtctgtggaggaggaggaggaagtccCGCCACAGGAATGCAGCAGATCGTGAAGAGGACATGGATTTCGATCAAACCACGGATGATGATTTCATGGGAAACAGAGGGCCAAAGAGGTTCGCGTACAAAGAGCTGGCCCGTGCAACGAGGAACTTCTCCGCCGAGGGTAAGCTAGGGGAGGGAGGATTCGGGTCGGTCTACAGAGGTCACTTGAAAGATCTGAAGCTTGATGTGGCAATTAAGAGGGTCTCTCGGGAGTCGCGACAGGGAAGGAAGGAGTATGTCTCCGAGGTCAAGATCATAAGCCGGCTGAGGCACCGGAACCTGGTGCAGCTGGTGGGCTGGTGCCATGACCGCGGAGAATTCTTGCTCGTCTACGAGTTCATGCCCAACGGAAGCCTCGATTCCTATCTGTACCGCCCCGCAACAGGTCTGGGGTGGCCGGCGCGGCACAAGATAGCGCTGGGCCTCGCCTCTGCTCTGCTCTATCTTCACGAGGAGTGGGAGCAGTGCGTGATGCACCGCGACGTCAAGCCCAGCAACATCATGCTGGACTCCGCGTTCAACGCCAAGCTGGGAGATTTCGGGCTCGCCCGGCTCGTCGACCACGATCGCAACTTGCATACGACGGACTTGGCCGGCACGAGAGTCTACATCGCCCCCGAATGCTTCTACACCGGCAAACCCAGAAAGGAGTCGGACGTTTACAGCTTCGGCATCGTCGCATTGGAGATCGCATGCGGTCGAAGGCCAGTGGAACTCAAGGAGAAGGACCCGGGCGAGGAAATACTGGTGGAATGGGTTTGGGAGCTCTACGGACGAAGAACGATCCTTGAAGCAGCAGACGCGAGGCTCGACGGCGACTTCGACGAGACGCAGATGGAGTGCTTGATGGTGGTAGGGTTATGGTGTGCTCATCCGGATTACAACCTGCGGCCATCGATCCGACAGGCCATCAACGCGCTCAATCTCGAGACTCCACTGCCGGAGCTTTCCCCCAAGATGCCGGTTCCCATGTACTACACGCCGTGGAGTGATGTGAGCCAGTCTCTGCATGTGTCGTCTCTCGCCACGACAACTTCGATTACTGCGAAGTCGGCACCGACGGGCTCCTCCAGCATGTCTCCGAGTTCGTGTCACTTGCTGAAGTCGCCCTACACTGAGGCCGTGATTTCTACATGA